The Cetobacterium sp. NK01 genome segment TTTAGCCAAAAGTTAAGATTTAAGGATGAAAACGGAAATGATTATCCTGAGTGGGAAGAGAAAAGATTGGAGGAGGTTTTAACTATTGGGAATGGAAAAGATTATAAACATTTAAATGAAGGAGATGTTCCTGTATTTGGAACTGGTGGATATATGACAAGTGTAGATAAATATTTATACGATGGTGAAACTGTTTTTATAGGAAGAAAAGGAACAATAAATAAACCTTTTTATTATAATGGAAAATTTTGGACAGTTGATACTTTATTTTATACTCATAATTTTAAAAATAGTTTGCCTAAATTTATTTATGTTATTTTTCAAAATGTTGACTGGCTTCAATATAATGAAGCTTCTGGGGTACCTAGTTTATCTAAATCTACAATAAATAATATTTTTATAAATCTTCCCTCTCTTCCAGAGCAAGAAAAAATAGCTAATCTCTTATCAACAATAGATGAGAAGATTGAATTGATTGAAAAAGAGTTAGAGGAAATTAAAGAATTTAAAAAAGGATTATTACAAAAAATGTTTGTTTAGATTTTAGAGGAGCTAGTCTGTTTTTTGCAAGGCCAAATTCCCTGTTTTTGAAAAGCAAAGCTACAGGGAATTTTCTTTCCTATCCTAGTCCTGATTCTTTTAATCTTTTACTTGATCCATTAAATAATACTAAATGACTATGATGAACTAATCTATCAATAAGGGCTGCTGTCATATTTTCATCATACAAAATACTAACCCATCTACTAAATTCCAAGTTAGTCGTCAAAATGATGCTGTATCTTTCATAACAATCTGATATAATTTGAAAAATTAACTGTGCTCCTTCTCTATCAAGTGGAACATAGCCCCACTCATCTAAAATCAATAAATCTAACTTTTCAAACCTTTTTAAAAATGAACTTAAGTTTCCTTTTTTCTTTGCTTCACTTAATTGGTTCACAAGTGTACTTGTTCGATAAAATTTTACATTCTTTCCTTCATTACAAGCGTTTAATCCCAGCGCACATGCCATATGTGTTTTTCCGGTTCCAACTCCTCCATATAAAATAAGATTTTTCTTTTCAATAATAAATTTTAATTCTTTCAGTTCCTCTTCTCTTAAGGAACTTGATAATGTAATTTCTTGAAAAGAATAATCTTCAAAAGTTCTAATAACTGGAAAAGAAGCTAATTTAATAGATCTTTCTATTTTTGTAATATTTCTATGATTAACTTCTAATTCCAGTAATTTACATAAAAACTCTTCATAATTTGTAGCTTGAATATCTTTGTAAATTTCAGAGACATTTTTACTCAACTTTAACCTTTTACAATAATTTGCTATTCTTTCTTGCATTAATTTACCTCCCCAAGATTCTTTAGTAGTGCATCGTAAATTCCAATATTAGGTGATAGCTCTTTCATAATTAATGGTTTATTACTAATTTTTAAACTCTCTACTTTTGGATAATTATCTAACTTTGATTTTAGATACATTTTCATGTTATCAAGCGATGAAATATTTTTTTCTAAACATTCATCAATAATTTCTAATGCTTTTTCAAATCCTTTATCCTCCGTAACTTCTGCCATAAATTTAAAAATTTGTTTTTCCTTTTCTTCAGTTAGATTTTTTAATTGTTCTGTAATTTTGCAAGGAAACAACTCATAGATACCACTATACTTAATTGCACGTGGATGTCTAGAAAGTTGAGTAAGATAAGGTAACCAATTAATTACATCTTTAGGTTGGTCTCCATATAACCTTTCATGTATTACAATCTCATTTAAATTAGAATCTAAAACAGTGACTTCAGTAGCACCGATCTTTAATCTAAGATTTTCTCCTGCAAATTTAGGAGCACTTGAATATCTAAATTTTCCTTCTAGTATAAATCTTCCGCATTTATCAGCTTTTAAAACTTTAATTAGCGCTGGATCAAACTCTGTATTAGGGGTCCCATCAGGAAAACGCGGAATAACAACGCTAAGGATTTTCCTGACCATTGATGCCCCCTTTATTTTCAATGTATTTCGACCATTTTTCATTCAAAAATTTTCTCAAGTAATCTAATTAGAGTTATTTCCATCTTTCCTTGTATTTATTAGCTTTTTATCTTGCTGCTCCGGAAAACGCGGAATAACAACGTTAAGACCCTCAATTTCATTAAATTTCAAGTTTTTATGAAAATTTAACAACGCTAAGGAATTGTCTAAATTGAATCTAACCCTTTAATTTCAAGGAGTTTTCGATATATCGAAGCTCGAGAAATATTTGTAATTTCACAGATTTGTTTTACTGTCATTTCACCCTCTTGATAAAGTTTTAAATGTTGCCTGAAATGTCCTCTTAGTATTGGGGGACTTTAGTCCTGTAGGACTTTTATTATTAGAAGAGTTTGTTAAAGGGGGAGTTTTTTATGGATAGCTTAGATTTAGGAACTTTATTTTGGGATTATAAAAATGTAGATCGTGATACAGCATATAGAAGTTTAGTTGCAAATAAACCAAGGACACTGTACAAATACAGATCTGGTAATAAAAATTCTATAGATGATTTTAAAGACGAACAGTTATGGTTTAATGATCCCTTTGATACATTTGTAAGTGGGGCTTTATTTGATAATTCAATTGAGGACTTAAAAGAAACTATATTGAATAGAAAAAGTACTATAGATAAAATATTTGGCAAAGCAGAAACAAATATTGAAGAGGATGAATTATTTATAGAAAATTTCAAAAAAAATGAAGAAGCTCGTTTGAACTTTATAAAAACAGTGAGAAGCACATTTCGAGTAAGTTGTTTTTCTCAAAAGAATGATTCAATTTTAATGTGGAGTCATTATGCTAATTCGCATAAGGGGTTTTGCTTAGAATATGATTTTAAAATGTTGAAAGAATTAATTACACTGCCTTTACCAGTTAAATACTGCAATGATTTGCCTAACGATATAGATGATAAATTAAAATTAATTTTTACTAAATCTAAAGAGTGGAGTTATGAAGAAGAATGGAGATTAGTAAAACCTGCGGAAAAATGTGTAAGTCAAAGTAATATTATAGCTCCTATAGCGATTTACTTAGGAAGTAATATGGATGAACAAATTAAGAAATCAATAATGGATATTGCTAAAGGTAAAAATATAAAAATTTATAAGATGTATTTAAATCAAAATGAATTTAAATTAGAGGCTAAATTAATATGGGAGCCAAGATTGTAAGATATAGAATAATGATAAAGATTATATACATATAGTAGGTTATTTAGATTATTTGTAGAATTATTCATATAAAATATATTTTAGGGGGATATTTTATGGATTTAAAAATGAGTGATCTACCTCCACAATTTGAAAATATAGCTATGAGAGTTGGAATAGATATAACTAAGGTGTTATTTGAAGAATTTGGGGGGACATCTGTGTATTTTCCTACTGAAAAGATGATATATAAAGAAGCTCGTGATAGAGATATTATAGAAGAGTTCAATGGATTTAATGTAAAGGAATTAGCGAGTAAGTACAGAATGTCTGAAAGTTATGTTAGAGCTATTATTCGGAAAAATAAATAATCAAGTTGAATTTTTAGAAATTAAATTGTATTATTACGACTTAAATAAAGTTTTAGATTTTTAACAAAATACTAATAAAAAGAGCTCCATAATCTATTTTTAGATATGGAGTTCTTTTTATTTTAAGAAGTTAACAAGCTAAATAACAATATTAAAAAATTAAAGAGAATAATTAAAAAGACTGGTAAATTACTAAAAAAGTAAAGTTAACGTATTTTAGAATTTAAAACTATTAATTTAAGATTAACTTTAAAAAGTAAAGTTTCAAAAAAATAGAAACAAGTAAACTTATTACAATCACTTGCTTGTTGTCATTAATTAGTGATAACAAGGTCTTAAATTTGATTATTATTGAAATTTCATAAAATACAGCTATTTCAATGATTTAGATAATGTTTGGTGCTTTTTTTCGAGAATATGATAGTTAGGCCTATAATATTATACAAATAATCTTTCATTCTCAACATATATACCAATTAGTGCATTAATTTATCATCTATGTACTAATTGGTATTACTAGATTTGAACAAATTTTGGTGCAATTTTGCAGAAAAAACGCAGGTTGGCCTATAAAAATTTAACTTATCTATTTAAATTTAATCTCTAATTGCGTTTAATTTATGAAGCAAATACTCTTTTTTATTCAATGGATCATAAGTTGTTTTTTGGCGTGCTTTTGCAAATCCAGCGGAAACTTCCTTATACCCATAAAATTTTGTCACAAACATTCCCCTACCTTCTGTATATGAAGCTATTTTCATTTTATATTCTTTTGAATTTTCTACTGGAATTAATCCCTTTATTGAGAATTCATCCCCTATAACAATAGGATTATCAAAGGTTGCCCTCATAGTTTCTAAATCCCATACCGCTTTACTTAAAGCATTTTGAGGAATCCTTAAATCAAACTCATGTAATGGCTCTAATAAAACAGTTTGTGCTTTATATAATGCTTCCATTAATACCATAGGTGTCACATTTCTAAAATCTGCTGGAGTGCTGGCTGGACTAAAAAATTCACCACAGCTAAGAGTGACTTTTACATCTGTAACCTCCCATCCAAATAATCCTTGTTTGCTTGTCTTAATAACTGCTTCTTCAATTGCATTTTGAAAAGATTTTGGCAATGACCCTACTGAAACATTAGAAATATACCTAAGACCTTCGCCTCTCCCTGCTGGTTCTATTTCTAAGCCTACTGTCGCCCAAAATGGATTTAAGTCTTCCTGCATATGCATTATTGATGATCCAAAACCTTTAGGTGTTTCCTTATAGATAGTCTCAATATTCGAAAACTCTACTTTTATTCCATATAAATCATCTAAGATAGAACTTAGTATTTCCATTTGAACTTCACCGAATAAGTTGACATAAATTTCTTTATCCATGTCATTCATCTCTAATTCTAGTAGTGGATCTTCCTCTGCAAGTAATATTAATGCTTTAAATAGCTCTGGATTTTTTTCTTTATCAATTGCAGAAATTGTTGTTTTTAATGCTGGTTTAGCTATAGATATATTTTTAATTTTATTATTTGAAATTCCAATAACATCTCCCACTTGGAAACTTGTAAGTCCATATAAAATACCTATATCCCCTGCTTCTATCCTCTGTGCTTCAATAATTACACCATTTTCTAGCCTATTAATTTTCTTTACTTTTTCTGCTAGCTCCTTATTAGGTACTTGAATTTTATCTCTTACAGATATTTTTCCTCCAAATAATCTTACATAAACCTTCTTTTCATTTTTACTTGCTCTTTCGATTTTAAACACTACTCCAGATAAATCACTTTCACAATCATCACCTGAAAATGGAAAATAACTACAAATTCCATCTAATAAATCTTCAACTCCAAGTCCAATTGCTGCAGCACCACAAAATACTGGATATAGACTTCCTTCCCTTGCATATAATGAAAGCTTTTCTTGTATTTCTTCTTTATCAGGTTCTATTCCACCAATATATCTTTCTAAAAATGCTTCGTCTAAGTCTGATAAAACATTAATAGCATCATCATTTATTATGCATGTATCAAAATAAACAGCTTTGCTTCCTGCATCATATACTTCTTGTAATCTAACTACTTTATTGGACATATTCTTCTTTATCTCTTCAAATACTTTATTGAAATTTGCACCAATTCTATCTAGCTTATTTACAAAAATTATTGTTGGAATGTTTAACTCCTTTAATGTGTCAAATAATATTCTTGTTTGTGACTGAATTCCCTCTACTCCTGATATAACTAGTATTGCTCCATCTAAGCCACTTAATGAACGTTCAACTTCCGAAATAAAATCCACATGTCCTGGAGTATCAACAATATTAACCTTAACATTATTCCAATTAAAAGATATGGTTGACGATTTAATGGTAATTCCTCTCTTACGTTCAAGCTCCATAGAATCCGTCTGTGTATTGCCTAGATCAACTCTTCCAACTGATTTTATAGCTCCACTATAATATAATAAGTTTTCTGTTATAGTTGTTTTTCCTGCATCCACGTGTGCTACGATTCCTATATTAATTATTTTCTTCATAATCAATACCTCCAACTCTATCAACCACCTTTTTATCCATTATCATAGCAACAATATATAACACTAATACCGGTGTTACTAATAACGAAGTACATGCTATACCCATACTTACTGAAATATTTGTAGCTATGATTCCTATAATTGGTCCACCTAAAATTTGACCTAAGGAATTTATTTGTCCATTTATAGAAAGTACAGTAGCTCTGGCCTTGTCATCTATATGTCCATTAAGCCATGCACTAAATATAGGTTCATTTATAGTTCTAAAGGTACTTGTCGCTAAATAAGCTATTAGCATTAAGTTAAAGCTTTTTGTAATAGCAAATATGAACATAAATGATATATAAAATATATTTATACATAATAACAGCTTTCCATTTTGATTCTTATCATCATCCTTAAGCTTTTTTGCCATAAAATGCATTACTATAGCACTCAATATCATTCCTGAAATTCCAAAAATTCCGAACCAAGTCACTGATTTAAGGTTTCCAAGTTTAGGAAGCATAGTATCTTGTAAAAAATGCACATTAGAAAGTCTATCATAACCTTCACTGGATAATCCATAAAATAAAGTTACTGAAAGCAAAATTATAATTATAGGTTTGCTTTTTATAAATTTAATACCAGATTTAAAGGTATATCCCATCTTTTTGAATGTATTTAAATCCTCTGGAGCAGATGATTTAAAATTATTTTCTGGCATATATAACCATAAAAATAATGCAAGAATTATAAATAAAACTCCACTAACTATAATAGGTAGTCTTACAGAGAAATTAGCTATTACAGTGCTTAGTACTATTCCAATAACCGATCCTATCTGTCCTGCTTGTGCTCCCTTTATATAAATTTTATCCAAATCTTTATCTTTCTCTTCTTCCGCAATCCAAGCTTCAACAGATCCACTGATAAAAGTAGAACCTAATCCCCATATAATCTGTGCTGCAAGTATGAAAACGAAACTAGAAATAGAACCTTCTAAAATAAATCCCACTCCTGTTAAAACTACACCAATAACAATAGATAGTTTACGACTGTACACATCTGCAACTATGCCTGTAGGAATTTCAAATATAAAGCATGCTACTTCTAAAGTAGTTCCAACAAGTATAAGCTGAAGTGGATTTAAATGCACCGTTTCAATGTGATACACTATCATAACTGTAGCTACTAGCGAAAAACACATTGCTGTAATAGCTGAAAATAATAAATAAGTTTTATATGCTGAAAGTTTATTAACCATTAATCATCACCATCCTAATATTTCTTAAAAAATTTGTTTGTTTTTCATAATCTTCATATTTAAATATATAAATCATCAAAATAATCTCCTTAAATAAAAAAAGGCTGTAAATGAATATAATTCACTTACAGCCTCATAATTATATAACCTAAATATAAACATGAAATATAGAACTTTAAT includes the following:
- the istB gene encoding IS21-like element helper ATPase IstB is translated as MQERIANYCKRLKLSKNVSEIYKDIQATNYEEFLCKLLELEVNHRNITKIERSIKLASFPVIRTFEDYSFQEITLSSSLREEELKELKFIIEKKNLILYGGVGTGKTHMACALGLNACNEGKNVKFYRTSTLVNQLSEAKKKGNLSSFLKRFEKLDLLILDEWGYVPLDREGAQLIFQIISDCYERYSIILTTNLEFSRWVSILYDENMTAALIDRLVHHSHLVLFNGSSKRLKESGLG
- the tetB(P) gene encoding tetracycline resistance ribosomal protection protein TetB(P) produces the protein MKKIINIGIVAHVDAGKTTITENLLYYSGAIKSVGRVDLGNTQTDSMELERKRGITIKSSTISFNWNNVKVNIVDTPGHVDFISEVERSLSGLDGAILVISGVEGIQSQTRILFDTLKELNIPTIIFVNKLDRIGANFNKVFEEIKKNMSNKVVRLQEVYDAGSKAVYFDTCIINDDAINVLSDLDEAFLERYIGGIEPDKEEIQEKLSLYAREGSLYPVFCGAAAIGLGVEDLLDGICSYFPFSGDDCESDLSGVVFKIERASKNEKKVYVRLFGGKISVRDKIQVPNKELAEKVKKINRLENGVIIEAQRIEAGDIGILYGLTSFQVGDVIGISNNKIKNISIAKPALKTTISAIDKEKNPELFKALILLAEEDPLLELEMNDMDKEIYVNLFGEVQMEILSSILDDLYGIKVEFSNIETIYKETPKGFGSSIMHMQEDLNPFWATVGLEIEPAGRGEGLRYISNVSVGSLPKSFQNAIEEAVIKTSKQGLFGWEVTDVKVTLSCGEFFSPASTPADFRNVTPMVLMEALYKAQTVLLEPLHEFDLRIPQNALSKAVWDLETMRATFDNPIVIGDEFSIKGLIPVENSKEYKMKIASYTEGRGMFVTKFYGYKEVSAGFAKARQKTTYDPLNKKEYLLHKLNAIRD
- a CDS encoding Mor transcription activator family protein translates to MDLKMSDLPPQFENIAMRVGIDITKVLFEEFGGTSVYFPTEKMIYKEARDRDIIEEFNGFNVKELASKYRMSESYVRAIIRKNK
- the tetA(P) gene encoding tetracycline efflux MFS transporter TetA(P) → MVNKLSAYKTYLLFSAITAMCFSLVATVMIVYHIETVHLNPLQLILVGTTLEVACFIFEIPTGIVADVYSRKLSIVIGVVLTGVGFILEGSISSFVFILAAQIIWGLGSTFISGSVEAWIAEEEKDKDLDKIYIKGAQAGQIGSVIGIVLSTVIANFSVRLPIIVSGVLFIILALFLWLYMPENNFKSSAPEDLNTFKKMGYTFKSGIKFIKSKPIIIILLSVTLFYGLSSEGYDRLSNVHFLQDTMLPKLGNLKSVTWFGIFGISGMILSAIVMHFMAKKLKDDDKNQNGKLLLCINIFYISFMFIFAITKSFNLMLIAYLATSTFRTINEPIFSAWLNGHIDDKARATVLSINGQINSLGQILGGPIIGIIATNISVSMGIACTSLLVTPVLVLYIVAMIMDKKVVDRVGGIDYEENN
- a CDS encoding DUF2971 domain-containing protein translates to MDSLDLGTLFWDYKNVDRDTAYRSLVANKPRTLYKYRSGNKNSIDDFKDEQLWFNDPFDTFVSGALFDNSIEDLKETILNRKSTIDKIFGKAETNIEEDELFIENFKKNEEARLNFIKTVRSTFRVSCFSQKNDSILMWSHYANSHKGFCLEYDFKMLKELITLPLPVKYCNDLPNDIDDKLKLIFTKSKEWSYEEEWRLVKPAEKCVSQSNIIAPIAIYLGSNMDEQIKKSIMDIAKGKNIKIYKMYLNQNEFKLEAKLIWEPRL